Part of the Thiohalophilus sp. genome is shown below.
AACCCCGACACCTCCACCGGTGACGGCATTGCCATGGCCTGGCGCGCCGGTTGCCGGGTCGCCAACATGGAATTCAACCAGTTCCACCCAACCTGCCTGTATCACCCGCATGCCAAGTCGTTTCTGATCACCGAAGCTCTGCGCGGTGAAGGCGGCAAACTGAAATTGCCCGACGGCAGCACCTTTATGGAAAAATTCGATAGCCGCGCTGAACTGGCCCCGAGGGATATTGTGGCACGCGCCATCGACCATGAAATGAAACGCCTGGGGGCCGACTGCGTCTATCTGGATATCAGCCACAAACCGGCCGACTTTATTCGCCAGCACTTCCCAACGGTGTACCAGCGCTGCCTGGAATTCGGTTACGACCTGACCCAGGGGCCCATTCCGGTGGTGCCGGCTGCCCACTACACCTGTGGCGGCATCATGACCGATCTGCATGGCAAAACCGATCTGGACGGCCTCTATGCGATCGGCGAGACCGCCTTCACCGGGCTGCACGGCGCCAACCGCATGGCCAGCAACTCCCTGCTCGAATGCCTGGTCTTCGCCCAGGCCGCCAGCCTGCATATTCGTCAGCAAAAAGCCGAAAACAAACCGGACGAGGTCACCGTTCCCGACTGGGACGAAAGCCGGGTGACCGATTCGGACGAGGAAGTGGTCGTCACCCATAACTGGGATGAGTTACGCCGTTTCATGTGGGACTACGTCGGTATCGTGCGCAGTAACAAGCGTCTGCAACGGGCCGAACACCGTGTGCAATTGCTGCTGTCGGAAATCGATGAATACTACGGCAACTTTCGCGTCACCAACGATCTGCTGGAACTGCGTAACCTTGCCCTGGTAGCCGCGCTGATTATCCGCTCTGCCATGCAACGCCAGGAAAGCCGTGGTCTGCACTACAACATCGATTACCCTCAGCGGGACGAACATCAAACACCCTACAACACCATCCTGCAACCGAATCACCCTGCGGCCGCGACCTCGGCGTTGACGCTGGCGGAATAAAAGTGCTGAGTGCTGAGTGCTGAGTAGGTCACGTTGGCGATAGCCTACGTGACACAACCTCGAACCGAAGCAAGGACTACAACTATTTTTACCACGAAGACGCGAAGTCTCGAAGTAGATTAATTTTCCTTCGTGTCTTCGCGTCTTCGTGGTGAGGTTTTATAAACATCAGATGTCACGCAGGCTATCGCCAGCGCGACCTGCGCTACGACTAACACCCCCTCGTCACTCGTCACTCGTCACTCGGCCCTGTCCGGAAGGGCTGGCATAACGCAGCCTGAGCCATAAAAGGTGCCATTGCGCCCTGGACAGACTGTCGGGTAAGAGTACGATATAAAGTCGTCGTCCG
Proteins encoded:
- the nadB gene encoding L-aspartate oxidase, which codes for MQISTDVLVIGGGAAGLSLALRLADDYSISLISKEILKEGSTLYAQGGVAAVLGPDDSLESHIEDTLQAGAGLCNEEVVRFTVQHGAENIRWLIDKGLAFTRDDGQPGEYHLTREGGHSHRRVIHATDATGKAIETTLENEVRRHPNIHLYENHIAVDLITGAKLGLEHNRCLGAYVLDREADRVRVFRANQTVLASGGASKVYLYTSNPDTSTGDGIAMAWRAGCRVANMEFNQFHPTCLYHPHAKSFLITEALRGEGGKLKLPDGSTFMEKFDSRAELAPRDIVARAIDHEMKRLGADCVYLDISHKPADFIRQHFPTVYQRCLEFGYDLTQGPIPVVPAAHYTCGGIMTDLHGKTDLDGLYAIGETAFTGLHGANRMASNSLLECLVFAQAASLHIRQQKAENKPDEVTVPDWDESRVTDSDEEVVVTHNWDELRRFMWDYVGIVRSNKRLQRAEHRVQLLLSEIDEYYGNFRVTNDLLELRNLALVAALIIRSAMQRQESRGLHYNIDYPQRDEHQTPYNTILQPNHPAAATSALTLAE